CCAAGTTCCACCGCATCATCAAGGACTTCATGGTGCAGGGCGGCGACCCCACGGGGACAGGTGAGCGGACACGCTGAGCACGGCGCTGGTGCCGGTGCGGGTCCTTTTTAACAAGTGCGATGGGCTTTCCCCTTTCCGTGGCGCAGGTCGCGGCGGCGCCTCCATATACGGCAAACAGTTTGAAGACGAGCTGCATCCCGAGCTCAAGTTCACAGGtaaggtgtgtgcgcgtgagcGTGTGCAttcgcgccgcgccgcgccgcgccccCGTGTGGCTGACCGCTGTCGTTTCCCGGCGGCGCCCTCAGGAGCCGGCATCCTGGCCATGGCAAACGCGGGTCCCGACACCAACGGCAGCCAGTTCTTCCTGACGCTGGCGCCCACGCAGTGGCTCGACGGAAAGCACAGCATCTTCGGCAGGGTGTGTCAGGGCATGGGCGTCCTCAACCGCATCGGCATGGTGGAGACGAACGCGCAGGACCGGCCCGTGGAAGACATCAAGATCTTGCGCACCTCTCTGCCCAGCTGAGGGCCTCTGGCGCGTCTGGCCGCGTGCGTCTCTAATAAAGGAACCTTCCACTTCGGTCCCAGTGgtcctcttgtgtgtgtgtgtgcgtgtgtgtgtgcgtgcgtgcgtgcgcgcgcaccaGCTGCATTCTGCATCGCTTTGCTCCACGCTCGATGGAGGCATGGCTTCAGCAGGGGGCGTGTCTGAGCTGCGCCCTTGCTGACAGAGTGTGGGAGTCTACACGGACGggaggtcacgggttcgaaccCACCCCTTGCTCGATGTACGTACCCGAAGTGCTCCGGTGAAGAGTCACTGGGCTATACGCATGGTCAAATCATGGTTAGTAGCCTGATGGCGAGaagcaaagatttttttattcacatgaCTGAATACCTGTACCTGTGGTTATATACCCCCCTCATACCCACTGCCAGCATGAAAGAGTCGGTGTGGGTGGAAGCAGCACGTTAACTACGCGTAGAACACACCAGGTAGGGTGAGTGCTGCTGCAATTCCgctattgcacacacacacaaaatccccAAGAAGAGTacgagcagcaaccagatgaATGGACTCAACTGCAGTGGACCCTAAGGCTCCAAGAGGAGCACAGAACTTTGTAGAAGGACTTTGTCTACGAGGTCACTCAGAGTGGACGTCAACACCATCCTACTTTACACTCCTCCGCCAGCTCACTGCCACAGGCCTCTTGCACTCTGGAGACCAGTGGCTGGGTCGCTTTTACTGACCCCAAGCCCTACCTGGGCAGTGTGGGAGAGACGGACAAAGATGCGTTTCGCACCCTTGAGCAGAGCGTCAGTATTTCCCAGCGAAGGTGAAACGTTATATGACGGGGTGCAGTGCCGTGGTAACGTGAGAGCTGGGATCGGAAAGGGCCAAAAACGGAAGCGAGTCACGCAGAGGCGCCGCTCAACATCCGTGTTGCCAGGAGGAGGAGCCGGGAGGCGTGCGGCTCGTGGGAACCGGTGCGCTGCCGAGTAGGCTGAGGCGAGGAAGGGAACGGGTTCGAGAGACGTCCGTTCGTTCGCTCGTTGACCAGTTGGACTGTTTTAGTCGCTCTGTCTCCACTTGGTCTTTACAGTATTTCTGCCTGACTTTACTCTCCCAGCACCAAAAAAGCAGCGGTGTGGGACCGCCTTCGTTCAGCTCACTtcaacagtgtttacagtgtcaGCTGGATTGGCTCTGGAGACGGGATTGCGGAGACGATACAATTTCATTTGCGCTCAGTTTGGTTTTATAAATGTCTTATTTGAGTCTCGTTAAAGTGGAAGGTGAGGACTTCTTGAGGACATGAAACATTCCGCCGTGTGTGTGTAGCGGCGCGACGTGTGTTTACCCTCCTAGCAggtaggtggcagtaaagagcaccagtGTGGACACAGCGCACGGGACACTGTGAGGGTGACTCTTTTATTTCAGACGGTGACAGTAAGAATCTACACAGGACTCGCAGAGCACATCTGCTCCAGGGTCACATAGCGCGGTCATGTAccacattattattagtgttattaGGGCTATTAGTATTAGCATTattagtagcagtagtagtagtattgttATTAGTATCGCAGGTGCGTACCCGGCATCTCCAGCCGGTCTCCTCTCCCGCAGGGAGGCCGACCGTGGCGCTGAATTCGCGAGACTCGAGGATGAACAAATGGAACCGCCCACTAGCGGTCGCACGGGcaatatgcaaatgagatgGACGTGCGAAGGGCCGGTGGACGCGAGGCGGGGTCCGGCGGTCACTTGTGTTCGGGATCGTTCTCAGAGCAGGGCCGGGTCTTCAGAGGAACGGCCTCCTTGCCGGGCTCCCGGTTCGAGGGCAGCTCTTCGCTCGGCCGGCACGCCTGGCTGAGACGCTGTTGAGAGACCGGAGGGGACACGTGGGGCGCACGTTCAGGAAGCGAGCGCATTCACGCACTGTCACGTACACGTCTCTGACGCTATGGACACCTGAAGCTCCATCCTTCTGCAGCGCTGTCCTCAGCTTTATGCTTGGCACGCTAAAGAAAGAGCATGACGAGAACGACGGGGCGACGCGGATCATCCGTCACAATCGCCTCTAGCCGCTCTTTGCTTTCGAAGTGGAGCCCAGCGTGTCCCGCTGTGTCCTAATGTATCCCACTGTGTCCCAGCATGTCCTAGCATGACCCACTGTGTCCCATTTTGTCCCAGAGTGTCCCAGCATGTCCCAATGTGGGCAGCATCTTGCTCTGAGCATCCTCGTTGTCCGCAGCAGGATGTACCCACCTGGCACAGCGTCCCCTGGGCCCGGGCCACCTTGTACAGCATGGTGAGCGGGATGAGGGACAGCGAGGACACGGCCAGGAACCAGCCCAGCGCGTACGCCCAGCCTGGGTACGAGTAGCTCTTGTTGAACTTCAGAGGAGTGTGTCTGACCAGGGAGAAAATGAAGGTCCCCTGTGGGAGGGAGAGACTGTGAGACCGCGTGTGTGTGAAAGGAGGCTGTTGGCTGTTACACCCACATGCTGCTCTCCTCCACGGCACCTTCATGAACTCATCACCGCATCACTTAAACCCGTAGTTTTTCATTAACGAGAGatttattaatgaaaaactCCTAGTTTAATAAGTGACTCAGCGCAGCAGTATAAACCAAACAAATGGTTATAAAGATCGACCAGTAACGCTTCACCACAATAgcaataataagaaatattactaaatgaataatgaaaacacCGTCCTCCTATATTTCGCTGTCACAGTAGCTCTCTTCTTCACGGAAACAGTTCAGCCCAGTGCCGCACCGCGGTACAGCGGCAGCATCTGTCCTGTCTGCGGCGACACTGTGGTTTCTCAAAGCCGCGCTCGTCGACCCGGGGATACCCGCCGGAGACGGGATgggacgggggacgggggacgggcCGAACGTCACTCACTGTGCAGATGACCGGGATGAGGTACAGCCAGCAGTACTTGACCAGGGCTCGGGGTCGGTACCCAATCATGTTCTCGATGTTGCCGTAGAAACGGTCCGCGCCTACATCAGACACACAGCTGTGGACGAACGGACACCAGGTTCGTCCGGGTGGAGGTGCGGGGGGCCTCGGCCGTCCCTTACCGTACACCCAGCCGATGCAGATGCTCTGGCAGATGGACAGGAAGAGCAAGGTGGCCCCACTGCACACGTAGTGGTCAAAGAGCTGCAGGAGGTACAGGCCACCCTAAGACCGGGAAGAACGACAATGCTCTCCAGCTCCGGTAAACAGGGTACGGAAGGGTGTACGTGCAGCACGCTCGACGATCGGTAGAGTAAAGAGCGAGAGCCTTGACTTAGGAACGGTCACCTGCGCTGCTGCGAGGCCCAGCTTCAGCCCGGGTTGCCTTTATCCAGGGTAGCACCCTGGGGGGGCAACTGGGCCTCGCTGCTGGAGACCCCCAAGACACAGAGCTCAGCGCCGTGCTGCTCTGCGTCCAGCAGCTCTGCTGCCTGTCCTGCCTGTCCTCCGTGTCCTTCGGATCTGTACCGCAGGGAGGACGGCTCGTCCGGGAGGTGGTTTGTtccgggtgctcaggtttccatTCTTggggagcgtgtgtgtgtgtgtgtgtgtgtgtgtgtgtgtgtgtgtgtgtgtgtgtgtgtgtatatatacactatgtacattatatatacatatacatttacatatagatatatatcagtttaaatgaataaatcagcaGTGTGAGGAGCGCTGCGTGTCACAGCCACAGGTGTGTGAGGAGCGCTGCCCTCACCTGTGTGACGAGCAGGAGCCCCAGCAGGAAGCACAcggagcacagcagcagcagcagcagctccctgCGGTAACCTCTGCGGATCAGCGTGGGGAACATGTCCGTCACGGAGGTCATGAGGCTCTCGACACCCACAAACTGGCGCCGGGAGACAGGAGGGCGTAAGGTTGTGAGGGCGATGCCGGCGAGGTCGATGGGAGCGCAGGACGAAGGGGGTGCGTGACGGAAGAGGCACGGGAGACGCACCTGGCTGTCGATGCCCAGCAGGATGATCATGATGAAGAAGCAAACGGCCCACAGCTGCGGCACCGGCATCTTGGCGACGGCCCGCGGGTACGCGATGAACGCCAGTCCGGGGCCTGCGGAGCAGCGGGGCACCGGTTATCGAGTGGGTTATCGAATCGTCTGCTACGCTCTCGTCCGAGGAGCACCGGCGGCGAACTCGACACGTGCTGGACTGCGAGTGGAGGAGCTCACTTGTCAAAAAGCACAGACGCAGTGTGCTAAGTGCCGTCCTCGCCGAAGGGCTCTCGAATTCCCTGGCAGGGCTTAGTGAGGACATCTTCGCGCCTTCAAAGCGTCACTTTCTCGGGCCTTGTCCGAGGTGGACGCAGCGAGACCGGCGCTCGAGTTTGGCGTTCTTACCAGCGATGGACAACGCTCCTTCAGTGGCAACGCCAATGTTCGAAAAAGTCGAGCTCTTGGAGTGCCTAACGTTTCTGCGTACTTGCAAGGTGCTAAACGACAGTGTGGCCTTTTCCGCTGCCGCCAAAGCACCGAAAGTGCGTAAAGTGTTCGCTGTCTTCCCGCGCTACGATCGAAATGAGGGAGAGGCGGTCGGTCCCGGCTGCGGAACCAGTGGACGCGGTTACTTTGTCATCCCTGTTTTCGGAGCCCTGCGCTGCCTTCAGTACGAAACCCCCGCCCTCACCCTCCAACACTGAGCACCAATGGTTTGTCTCTCGTACAGGGACTGTTCTGAGCGAATACTCAATTCCTGTAAGTCCGGGAAACGTGGGGTTCCTCAGGGCTCCGTCCTGGGACCACTTCTGTTTTTGTACCACTGGTGGCATTCAGGGGAGTAACATAAACCCGAGTCACAATCCTGTGTCCCTGTGTGATGTCTGCGTCCGTCTGATGACGTTCGCTGGCAGACAAATCGGAGTCACAAGAACTATGACCTGAAATACGGAAAAATGAGACACGAGTATTGGCTACCAGCAGAGCTGAAATCGCTCAGGAAGATTCAGTCTTCTTTGGACAGAAATTTTGGCAACACTTCTGGCCAGGATCAGTGCCTTAATACTCATGGATTCCTCACGCAGGATGTGTTTCCTGGGACTCTGGGATATCGCAGCAGTGCCATCTCTGCTGGGGCCACAGGAACCCGTTCCAGTGTCGCCCTCAGGGGCTCCAAATTCCCTTCCTGCTGCGTTTCAGCGATTTCACGACAACGATGCTGGGAGTATAACTACAGTAACGCAAAGCACGACCACATCGTAGGTAGCAGCGCATTGACCGCAGTAAAGAATGGCACAGCTTCAACATCCTGGCACACATTGCAAAGCCCTTAATGCTTTGGTGGTGCTCATCTGTCAAAGGTCACGCTGTAACCGTGTGGAAGCCAGGATCGCCGTCAGTCTCGGGATGCTGGTTCCCCTCTTCATTCCCTTTCGCAGAGTGAGCGAATCAACACCGCCCCGAATCAACAACGTTGCCCCGGGTTTCATCAAGCAGTCATGTAGGGATGTCTCTTTATTGCAGCCCAAACCTTGTCTTCAGCACTCAAATATGTCCCCTCTGTCCCCCGTTTACTCCTCTGCATACCTCCACTTGTTTCTTGCCGAATTAGTGCTTTTTGTTTCTCGAGTTACCAATCAAGTGGTAAACACGGTAAATTTACCTAGGATTTAAGCAGAGCAGACCTGCCCCAGCGAAGCCAGCGAAggcctccccaccccccaccgatCTGATTTGCGGAACTAAGCCACAGCAGGAATAGGCACAGGAGGCGGAGTGAGTGCGGCAACCGGAGCGCTCGTAGGGCAGCACTGCCTGCAGACCCGTGTTTCTTTCCTGTTTAAATTCCAACTGGAATGATAACATAGAAAATGTCTACATCACAAACTGAGACGTGTGGTTTGTGTGTGGCACGTATGGCACGTATGGCGCGCGTGCAGTGCTCACTGACCTGACTGGGCCACCTGAGAGATGTCCACTCCTTGCTCCCGGGCCATGAAGCCCAGCACAGAGAAGATGGCGAATCCGGCCACGAAGCTGGTCCCGCTGTTCAGGAGGCACAGGTAGAAGGAGTCCCTGTGAGCAGAGCAGCGGCACACAGTTACTCGCCAGTGGCGGAGACAACAGCCAAGCCTCGATTCCACCGAGACGTGTGTTTGAGCTACGGTTTCAACGATCCTGCAGCACCTGTGCGAAATCTCACATGCGGGCAGCCTTCCCTACATGCCTGGAAAACACGTGACACAGGCGAAGACACGGGGACAGAAGGACAGCTCCCGTGTGAATGGAGGCCCAGGTCACACCAGAGCTTCTCCACACGTCACTGTGATACAACTGTGGAACATCTCCAGGTCAATGTCAACATGTACGAATTATGGAGCGGCGCCCCTGATGACCTGGTCTTCTACAGCTGACCTACAGTAGATGAACAGAGTAACTGGTGCTTAGAAGGGACTCTGAGTTTGAACTGCTGAACCTTGATGGCGAagcttgatgaaggtacttggGGATGGATGTGATCTAAGCACTGCGGTGGGAAGCGAGAGAAGGCCAGGAAATCGATCGCGTGGCCCGGCTAACGGCACCTCTCTGGCCGTCGGTGATTCGGCTATCGGAGCGAACCGCTCTCTGCTCACAGAAGGCAGGAGCCAGaaaaaggatgcaggtttgtgGAGGACCTTTCAAGGTGCTGCTGAGGGGAAGATGTCGGAGAGACCTGCTGAACTCCAAGGCGAATACACTCCGAGGGCAATACACTCACTTGTAGCAGTCATTGTTGTACTTGTTGTAGCTGCCGAGAGACGTCAGATAGCCCAGGCAGATGGCGTAGGAGTAGAAGATCTGAGTGCCAGCGTCCATCCACACCTTCCTCAGACACAACGTTCAAGTTAGTACGAGGGGCCCCATCAACACCGCTGCACTGGCTCATGGGTAAGTACACATATTAACTGGACCATGGCAGGAATGACATACACGAGGACCTGAGTGTCCACAGGTGCTTTGAGCAACAGTGTCGGACTCAAATGGACAAGGAGAGGTGCAGTGCCTGGGGAACACGAGCCAATTTGTCCTCTTTAGAAAGGTAGATAACCCACATCCCCTGCTAAAATGTCCGTATTTACCGTTAAATACTTTGTTAGAGTTGGTGGTGGTGAAGGTAAGAGTGAAGAGAAGAAGGCTTCTACCTGGGGGTCAGCTAGCCGGCTGGGGTTGGGGTACAGGTAGAAGACGATGCCGTCCAGAGCGCCCGGCAGGGTGACCCCTCggaccagcagcaccaccagcatGACGTAGGGGAAGGTGGCCGTGAAGTAGGACGCCTGGGGTGTggagagggacagagggaagcGCTCTCAGTTCACATTCCAGCAACTGGTCGACCTCCTTGTCCAGAACAGATCCGAAGGGCACGTGCTAGAGTGGATAGGCAGTGCTTTCGTTGACACCTGCTGTATCTAGCTTAGCAAATGTCTCCTcagcaaacagcagaaaaagcagaaggTCTTCCAGAACACTGTCCATGGGAAAGCAGGAAGACAAACATCTCTGTCAGGTCCACAGGAGGACTGCAAGTGGATGCCTCACCCCTCGAGTGCAGGAGTTTTAAATGCGGACGAGCCATATGGATCAACACTCATAGGTCTTCAGACGATCGCGCTGGCGTGTAGGGAATCTGCAGAAGCACGCGGTCGCGGTGACGGTCGAACCCGCGTGGGGCAGCACTTTGCGTGACCTTTCCTTCGCGCACTCTTGGACTCacacaggaaattaaaaagTGCTTAGTGCTCTTGAGCGCCGAGCTCCTCATCCCTCTGAAGCCCTGGGATATTTTAAAGTCTTAGAATCAAGCGTCTCGGTGTAATTCCACTTTTAGGAATGCGTTCAGAGGGACAGCGGTCGCCAGCAGCTACGCTGGAGTCATGGCAGAGTCTTGCCGGGACTCGGGTTTCTGCTCCCGAGAGCTCGTCTCACTGGACCCGGTAGCGTGTGGCGACGGCAGTCAGAGCCTTGGACGTTTCCGTCACATTTCTGGAACTTATCTCAAGCTCTGAAGGAGGAGATGCGCCCAGTATTGTTGGAATGCTGAACAGGCGCAAACTCTTCCGGAACCTTCAGTGCATCCAGGAGATTTTTTACTCATGTGAAATTCTCCAGGCTGTGTGGTTACAGGTCTGTGGACATAGTTCACTTTGAGAGGAGAACGAGGCAGAGCTTAGTCTCCATCCAGGAGGAAGAatggttgaaaacagcagagccaaggtcctgtgggacttcacgttccagactgacaagcagttgctggacgaccaaccagacatagtggtggtcAACAAGGAGGAGAATAgggcaattgtgatagatgtagcaacctcaaatgacagcaatatcagaaagaaggagcatgagaagatcgagaagaaccaagggctgaaggaagaatcggaacggatgtggaaggtgaagtccagggcggccccagtggtaataggagcactcggggctgtgaccccaaagctgggagaggggctccagcagattccgggaacaacgcacacaccaccccatgtgggggtgagaaACCATGAAGCGCGAGCTAGAGACACCCGAGAGACACACGTGATCTGACTCAATGATCGATTGATCGATCCGTCCGACTATCAATGAATCAACCAGTCAGCCGATCGATCAATCAACCGACGAATCCATCAGTCTGCGTACCCAGTGTCCAGCAATTAACCTATCCATTCAAGGGCCTGTGATCCGCGGACAACGTGAAATGATCCCGGGGTCTCGAACCTCAGTGCTCCCCTCACACGGTTGCCGTGACAACATGCATGCCTAGCCGGGGCTCTCACCTTGCCGGTGGACCTCACACCCTTCCACACGCAAAAGTAGCAGATGGTCCAGGAGAGCAAGAGACAGAGGGCGAGCTCCCAGCGCACGCTGCCTGGCTCCTCGATGCCTCCAGAGATGTTCAGGACTCGTCCGCTGAGAACACAGAGAACCTGCTGGGAAAGGCTGAGCTACTCagaggggagaggggggagaggggggaggggcgcCCCTGCAGAGGCCCCGGGGAGCCGCCTGCTCCGCGCACCTCGCGCTCTACCTACTTCCAGAACTCCATGACCGGCAGAGTGGCGTTCGGTGGGACCGTCCAGTTGGACATTTCGCTCCGTTTGTCAAAGTCCACACAGGCAGCTGAAACAGGAGAGACACGTCGATGACATGAGCAGCGCGACCTTTGTCACACATCGGGACCCCTTCATACTCCTTAGAAACGCACAAACATATTTATACCTGTATCCTTTCACAGCACACAGGTGACGAGGCTGATCAGCGCACGGAGCGGAGGATCGTGGGACAGTTACCCGTAGTACGGCGCACGTGTGTCACAGCCGGGCTTTGTGCGGTGCCACAGCTTCACCTTTGCGCTCATTGACCCGCCGGCAGACCGGGGTCCTTTTTACAGCATCCGCTCAGGGTCAGCGGCGCCACGCGCGGCCCAGCGCGGCCCAGCGCTCGTACCTGTGTTCCAGTAGTTTCCGCAGCTGGCCCACGGCAGCTCCgggctgaaggaggagaagaggtaGAAGAAGGACCAGGCCAGGATGATGATGTAGGTGATGGCGCCGTAGAACACGATGAGCTGGCTGGCGTAGCCCATCcctgggggtggggcagggggtgggggtgcggtcaGAGCAGGGTTCACAGGACCCGCACGGTCCGACCGAGAACACGTTCACATCTGAGACCGAAAGTGACCTTTGACAACAAGGGAGACGAGTAAAAGGAGCGACAATAACAAGTCAAAGTGGACTTTTCACCGGTCCGGTGGAGTCGTGTTCTCAGGTTCGAACGTCATGACGtttgttactttttaaatgtgggaaATTATTTCATAAACTGTATTTGGAGTTTCCCAGAGTCCCTGCTCAGGGAAACAGAGACAAGGGAAAAACTGGGTACTGACGCAGTGGggcggacagacagacagacagacagacagacagggagACAGATAGATATAGTGAtggaaagagagacagagagagggacggacggacagacagatggatgtACGGACAGTGCTACGGAtagatggacagacagagagacggagacggacggacggagacacagacagagagagggacggacggagagacacacacaacgACCTTTGTCAGTCTACCCGTCTGTGCTTGGACCACTGAACCATTTGTTGGACTTTTGCACATGGTAATGACAGCAGCTCGGCTTCGGGAGCCCATTACCGTGGTACCGTTCACTTTAAATGTCCAGCTGAACGGTGCTTTGTGTCGCAACGCAGCGGAACGTGACAGTAGCGACACTTTTCTTGCCTTCGAACAGGGGGCAGATGCTCCTCCAGCAGGTGATGCCCCCCTGGCTGGTGAACTGCCCCAGAGCCGTCtcaaggaggaagagggggatTCCGCAGGTGAACAGGAACACAACGTAGGGGATGAAGAACGCCCCTGCGGGACACAACGGACACGGTTTGAACACGCTTTCTACATGCGGCTCGCATGCACGTTGCTACGGCGACCGCTCGCAGCAGAATATTGTTCCAGCACATTCTCGGGATGGCGTGCGCCTTCGGGGGAAGGTCGTGTCACTCGGGCTCCGAGCGAAGCCGGTCGTCGTCAAGGACCCTTCGGGGGTCCTAGGAACGCCCTCGACGCTTCCGGAGGGCAGACGGCTGAGGCATCGGACCCGTCCCTCGTGCGTCCGCAGCGGTCAGAGGAGCGCCTGTCCACGCGGCGAGCACCGCCGCGCCCCCTGCCGGGCCGTGTAGAGCATAGCGCTGAGCGACGTGCGTCGCGTGTGTAATGAATAACCGTGGAGGCGCGTGCTTTTCTTACTCGTTATGACTTAAACGGTGTGAACGTGCACTTTCCCGGAGCAGGTGGGGTGCAGCGACGACGCTGGACAGCGACACGTTTCTTCTGGGACGCAAAGAGCCGAGCGCAACCGGAACCGGCGGGAATCGAGCCACCGAACGGGTCTACCGCACGCAGCCCGTGCTCCCCGGGGTCCCTCGCTCTCCTCGGGCCTGGGACTGCACTCATGGTGAAGAGCACGATCAGAGTCCGGAGGGACTCTTTCCCGGGTCTCCTTTACCGTCATTTACACTACCAGCTTACTGCCTTCACCCCGTAAGATGTTGGGGACCTTCACCAACAGAACCCTGATTCTATGGGCTTCTGTGTGGGGGGCCAGAGGGCCACACGAAGGAGCCCCGCTACTGCATTCCCACCGCTGGATTCCCACCAGAAAGCACCGCACGGCGAGACAGCCACGGAGAAAGACGCCTCTTACTGTGCCGACACACACgtgctgtgcaaaagtttcAAAACATAGGTGCGTTTCCACTCGCGTGCCGGGAGACACCAGAGAGAGCGGCTCGACCCCCGGCGAGGAATACGCACCTCCGCCGTTCTTGTAGCACAGGTACGGGAAGCGCCACACGTTGCCCAGACCGATGATGGCTCCGGCCACGGTCATCATGAACTCCAGCTTGTTGCCCCACTGACCCCTCTCCTGGAGCCGGTGTCGGCGTCGTGCCCCCTGCAGGGCGTCGGGTCCGGCTGGCGGAACCGCTCTCATGCCTGGGCTCGGTGTCGGGAAGCCGAGTGTCCGGTGCCGCCGCGGATCTGCTGGCAAGGTGCGTGTGCGCCTGGGcgtgagtgcgtgcgtgtgtgtgagcgagtgtgtgtgcgtgcgtgtgtgtgtgtgtgtgttcgtgcgtgtgtgtgtgcgtgcacagtGCCGAGGGACCGTGGACGGGGGTTTATACACCTACTCGTGGCTCCTCTCCTTTTAAGGACTTCCTGGGGCACAGAGTGGGTGGAGCtaacaggacccccccccccccccccctcccccaaaggGTGAATGGGAGGAGTGGGGTTGCAAAGTCTTACCGAGAACACGGTGAAATACCGTAGTGAGTCCGGTAGAGAGGGTTCAGTGTGTCCTAAGGTGTCCACTGCATGTCCACTGTCCACCTCGAGACAAAAGCCTTCCATACTTTGACCACTAATGAGTGAGTTTGGAACCCCAGTAAAGTGAGCAATGAAGAAGGGCCGGTAGTTGTGAGGACAGCGATCCCATGTTCACCCAGCGAACGCTGTAACCAGCTTTTGGGCTGTAAGCCCACTGGTCTCCGGGGACACGTGACAGAGTCAAGGGACGAGGGAGCGAGGAGGGGCAAGGtggacacacgcacgcacaccttGTCGGAGCCTCCTGCTCTCAGCGCTGTGGGTTCGAGGCCCGTGTCGGGCGACTGGCTGTTTGATGCCTCTCCTCTCCGAAATGGAAATGCTGCGATGTGCAGTTAGGAGTTACGTCCAaaacgcggggggggggggtgagagtgACAGATCAAAGCGTGAAAAACGAAGTCTGCCTCTAAAGAAAAGAGTAACACAGtaacaccgcccccccccccccccccccgcagctaTCCTGTCGCTGAagacccctccctccctccctccctccctccctcccccacgtGTGCTCTGTCACCGTCCTCACACCTCCAGTCATACActcgccccccaccccctgaaCTCACAGGTGTGTGAGCGTGGAGCTGCGGAGCCGGCTGGTACTTGTGCGCAGCCACACGTGACACACGCCTACAGGCGTGACGAGAAGTCGGGCAACACGCCTCACTTTAATTAAAGATTCCTGCGTCGATTGGACAATCAATGTGTCTCGTCTCATTTGCCTCACGTGTCCTTCAGCCAGAGCTCAGTAGAACGGTGCGTCAAACGCCGACGTCCGGTGTTAATTATGTTCAGTTCCCCAAAATCGCAGTCGCACTGGAGCTGTCGGCCAACAGGCCGTGAGCAGAACATAAGCGTCCTGCCGTGGTTATGTCAAGTATGCCGGAGGTCATGTCGTCCCGCGTGTCGTTCTGTGACGTCCCGTGTGATCTGCGCGCTGAGAGAGAAATgaagaggaaaggaggaaaacgAACAGAGTCAATACTGTGAATGATGGCGCCGGTATGAGGTTCCTTCGAGACTCGTGACACATTAAAGCGCTgagctccttcttctcctcgcACTGCTTggtggtggtcccactcacaagggtctAACATGAGAAACACAAAGGTTTTAAATTTTGGTTATGATGTGGTgctgagctcc
Above is a genomic segment from Scleropages formosus chromosome 2, fSclFor1.1, whole genome shotgun sequence containing:
- the ppil1 gene encoding peptidyl-prolyl cis-trans isomerase-like 1 is translated as MAGVPPDSWQPPTVSLESTMGTLVLELYWKHAPRTCKNFAELARRGYYNNTKFHRIIKDFMVQGGDPTGTGRGGASIYGKQFEDELHPELKFTGAGILAMANAGPDTNGSQFFLTLAPTQWLDGKHSIFGRVCQGMGVLNRIGMVETNAQDRPVEDIKILRTSLPS
- the LOC108931210 gene encoding sodium- and chloride-dependent GABA transporter 2-like; the protein is MGTGTGLDHGNHGNHGDHGTTASSRSAGKDRPPQKGRPQEERHPWRKPFEKGIRHLPSRSPTRHERVIDAEIQRRAAPGIAGHPSLPPLSSFTLIGGDELLAVGSDLSRHVRLFGQTAAEASNPSGEQQLLREPSPPGEGLAVAVRVKEGLEPISPSPHSFLRRRQEPDFQWNKVIQVALNSGELQDQTSGNKLDGSVLFVLIAAVLFAFVFFSEHRRAEDSNDLPFRVRTMIEERGQWGNKLEFMMTVAGAIIGLGNVWRFPYLCYKNGGGAFFIPYVVFLFTCGIPLFLLETALGQFTSQGGITCWRSICPLFEGMGYASQLIVFYGAITYIIILAWSFFYLFSSFSPELPWASCGNYWNTAACVDFDKRSEMSNWTVPPNATLPVMEFWNGRVLNISGGIEEPGSVRWELALCLLLSWTICYFCVWKGVRSTGKASYFTATFPYVMLVVLLVRGVTLPGALDGIVFYLYPNPSRLADPQVWMDAGTQIFYSYAICLGYLTSLGSYNKYNNDCYKDSFYLCLLNSGTSFVAGFAIFSVLGFMAREQGVDISQVAQSGPGLAFIAYPRAVAKMPVPQLWAVCFFIMIILLGIDSQFVGVESLMTSVTDMFPTLIRRGYRRELLLLLLCSVCFLLGLLLVTQGGLYLLQLFDHYVCSGATLLFLSICQSICIGWVYGADRFYGNIENMIGYRPRALVKYCWLYLIPVICTGTFIFSLVRHTPLKFNKSYSYPGWAYALGWFLAVSSLSLIPLTMLYKVARAQGTLCQRLSQACRPSEELPSNREPGKEAVPLKTRPCSENDPEHK